A single Haloglycomyces albus DSM 45210 DNA region contains:
- the metH gene encoding methionine synthase → MSHRVLVADGGMGTMLHTFDPTEADYDGYEGCSDMLCLTRPDIVTSVHDAFLEAGSDAIETNSFNANFGGLVEYDIVERAEELAYSAARLARDSCDAFSTEEKPRYVLGSMGPGTKLPSLGHAPFARLRDSYADCARGLLRGGSDALLVETSQDLLQTKAAVIGAHRAIASTDIHVPIIAHVTVETTGTMLVGSEIGAALTSLTALGVDMVGLNCATGPAEMTEHLRYLSRHSRLPLSVMPNAGLPQLSSDGAYFPLQPDELAEALDEFTADYGFTLVGGCCGTTPEHIKAVTERLNGRTPVSRSPQPEPGVSSSYHHVPFRQDATILNVGERTNANGSKAFREAMLDADWDACVDIAREQNQGGSHLLDLCVDYVGRDGTVDMAELAGRFSTASTLPIMLDSTEPAVIEAGLEQLGGRCVINSVNFEDGDGPESRFQRIMPIVAEHGAAVVALCIDEDGQARDRDWKVRVAERLISELTGTWGMNVEDIFIDALTFPVTTGQEETRRDGLETIAAITEIARRYPGINFTLGISNISFGVNPAARQVLNSVFLHECVSAGLNSAIVHSTKILPMGQIPDEQKEVALDLVYDRRGEDYDPLQQLIELFDGVTTKGSKAARAEALNALPLEERLAQRIIDGNKDGLEQDLDAALSRHSALDIINRHLLEGMKIVGDRFGSGQMQLPFVLQSAETMKTAVAQLEPHMEQDDADGKGTIVLATVRGDVHDIGKNLVDIILSNNGYSVVNLGIKQPIGDIIDAAEQHGADAIGMSGLLVKSTVIMRDNLAELTARGLAGRWPVLLGGAALTRSYVEDDLRENFDDGEVHYARDAFEGLELMDRLMAHQRGDIGEILTEEQKAKIAARRRRRERTKNLKREQLPSLDDTTVRSDTSLDNPVPRPPFWGNRIVKGLPQADYAAFLDERATFLGQWGLKGTRGTEGPGYEELVETEGRPRLRYWLERLAADNVLDPQIVYGYYPAYAEGNSVVVLDEDRDKQIARFDFPRQRHDKRLCLSDFFHPKDGDDLDVIAMQLVTLGSQVSDYTNKLFENDEYRDYLEVHGLTVQLTEALAEYWHARVRGEWQYPQGGAVADSDPESIGGMFRTEYAGCRYSFGYPACPNLADRAVLVDILGADRIGVQLSEGDQLHPEQSTDAVILHHPEASYFNAK, encoded by the coding sequence CTGTCCCATCGTGTCCTTGTCGCCGACGGCGGTATGGGGACGATGCTGCACACCTTCGACCCCACGGAGGCCGATTACGACGGCTACGAAGGCTGTTCCGACATGTTGTGCCTGACCAGGCCCGATATTGTGACGTCGGTGCATGACGCCTTTCTTGAAGCCGGATCCGACGCGATTGAGACCAACAGCTTCAACGCCAACTTCGGTGGATTGGTCGAATACGACATCGTGGAACGGGCAGAGGAACTGGCTTATTCCGCCGCTCGCTTGGCGCGCGACTCCTGCGACGCCTTCTCCACCGAGGAGAAACCGCGATACGTTCTCGGTTCAATGGGCCCGGGAACCAAGCTCCCCAGCTTGGGCCACGCGCCGTTCGCCCGGCTACGGGATTCGTACGCCGACTGCGCTCGCGGTCTGCTTCGAGGCGGATCCGACGCCCTGCTGGTGGAAACCAGTCAAGATCTCTTGCAGACGAAGGCGGCCGTGATCGGCGCGCACCGCGCCATCGCCTCTACCGATATCCACGTCCCGATCATCGCTCACGTGACGGTGGAGACCACGGGAACGATGCTGGTTGGGAGCGAGATCGGGGCCGCACTGACCAGTCTTACCGCACTCGGTGTGGACATGGTCGGCCTCAACTGTGCGACCGGACCCGCGGAAATGACCGAGCATCTGCGGTATCTCTCGCGCCATTCGCGGCTGCCGCTGTCGGTCATGCCCAACGCCGGGCTCCCCCAATTGTCCTCAGACGGCGCCTACTTTCCGCTGCAACCGGATGAGCTTGCGGAGGCGCTGGACGAATTCACCGCCGATTACGGCTTCACTCTGGTCGGTGGTTGTTGTGGGACGACCCCCGAACACATCAAGGCGGTCACCGAACGTCTGAACGGTCGGACACCCGTATCCCGCTCTCCACAGCCGGAACCCGGGGTATCGTCCAGCTATCATCACGTCCCCTTCCGACAGGACGCGACGATTCTCAACGTCGGGGAGCGCACAAACGCCAATGGGTCCAAAGCATTCCGGGAAGCCATGCTGGACGCGGACTGGGATGCCTGTGTCGACATAGCTCGGGAACAAAATCAGGGCGGATCGCACCTGCTCGATCTCTGTGTCGACTACGTCGGACGGGACGGCACGGTGGATATGGCCGAATTGGCCGGGCGCTTTTCCACCGCCTCCACCCTGCCGATCATGCTGGACTCCACGGAGCCGGCCGTGATCGAGGCGGGTCTCGAGCAGTTGGGTGGTCGCTGTGTCATCAACTCGGTCAATTTTGAAGACGGTGACGGACCCGAGTCGCGCTTCCAACGGATTATGCCGATCGTGGCCGAGCATGGGGCGGCCGTTGTCGCTCTCTGCATCGATGAGGACGGTCAGGCCCGTGACCGGGACTGGAAGGTCCGGGTTGCCGAAAGGCTGATCTCCGAACTCACAGGCACCTGGGGAATGAACGTTGAGGACATCTTCATCGACGCCCTGACCTTCCCCGTAACCACGGGTCAAGAGGAGACCCGCCGCGACGGCTTGGAGACGATCGCCGCTATAACGGAGATCGCACGACGGTATCCGGGCATCAATTTCACTCTGGGGATTTCCAACATCTCCTTTGGAGTGAACCCGGCGGCTCGACAGGTGCTCAATTCGGTCTTCCTGCACGAGTGCGTCAGCGCTGGATTGAACTCCGCGATCGTGCATTCCACGAAGATTCTCCCCATGGGCCAAATCCCCGACGAACAAAAAGAAGTCGCTCTCGACCTCGTCTACGATCGGCGTGGCGAGGACTACGACCCACTACAACAGCTGATTGAACTATTCGACGGGGTGACCACCAAGGGCTCCAAGGCGGCGCGGGCAGAGGCGCTGAACGCGCTTCCTCTGGAAGAACGTCTCGCTCAGCGCATCATCGACGGTAATAAAGACGGTCTCGAGCAGGACCTCGACGCCGCCTTGAGTCGTCATTCCGCGCTCGACATCATCAACCGGCACCTTCTGGAAGGCATGAAGATCGTCGGTGATCGTTTCGGCTCCGGTCAAATGCAACTGCCGTTCGTACTGCAGAGCGCTGAAACCATGAAAACCGCCGTCGCACAGCTCGAACCCCACATGGAGCAGGACGACGCCGACGGAAAGGGCACGATCGTCCTGGCCACCGTACGAGGCGACGTCCACGATATTGGGAAGAACCTCGTCGACATTATCCTGTCCAACAACGGATACAGCGTCGTCAACCTCGGTATCAAACAGCCCATCGGCGATATCATCGACGCCGCCGAACAGCACGGGGCGGATGCGATCGGGATGAGCGGGTTGCTGGTCAAATCCACCGTCATCATGCGAGACAACCTGGCCGAACTCACCGCCCGTGGGCTCGCGGGCCGTTGGCCGGTTCTTCTAGGCGGTGCCGCACTGACGCGTTCGTACGTTGAAGACGACCTGCGGGAGAACTTCGACGACGGTGAGGTCCATTATGCCCGTGACGCCTTCGAGGGTCTGGAACTCATGGACCGGCTTATGGCACACCAGCGCGGCGATATCGGTGAGATCCTCACCGAGGAACAGAAAGCCAAAATCGCGGCACGTCGGCGACGCCGAGAACGGACCAAGAATCTCAAGCGTGAGCAGCTACCGTCCCTCGACGACACGACTGTTCGCTCCGATACGAGCCTGGACAACCCGGTACCCCGACCGCCGTTCTGGGGGAACCGCATCGTCAAGGGCCTCCCACAAGCCGATTACGCCGCCTTCCTCGACGAACGCGCCACGTTCCTCGGGCAATGGGGTCTGAAAGGCACCCGGGGCACAGAGGGGCCCGGATACGAGGAACTGGTCGAGACCGAGGGCCGGCCGCGACTGCGTTACTGGCTGGAGCGACTGGCCGCCGACAATGTTCTGGATCCACAGATCGTGTACGGGTATTATCCCGCCTACGCCGAGGGCAACTCCGTCGTCGTCCTCGACGAGGATCGAGACAAGCAGATCGCGCGCTTCGACTTCCCACGTCAACGTCACGACAAGCGTCTTTGCCTCTCCGACTTCTTCCACCCCAAAGACGGTGACGATCTCGACGTGATCGCCATGCAACTGGTGACCTTGGGCAGCCAAGTCAGCGACTACACCAACAAGCTGTTCGAAAACGACGAGTACCGCGACTACCTGGAAGTTCACGGCCTCACCGTGCAGTTGACCGAAGCACTGGCCGAATACTGGCACGCCCGGGTGCGGGGTGAGTGGCAATACCCGCAAGGAGGAGCCGTCGCCGACTCAGACCCGGAATCCATCGGAGGCATGTTCCGCACCGAGTACGCAGGCTGCCGATATTCATTCGGGTACCCCGCGTGTCCCAATCTCGCCGACCGGGCCGTCCTGGTCGACATCCTCGGTGCGGATCGCATTGGGGTGCAATTGTCCGAGGGCGATCAACTGCACCCGGAGCAGTCGACCGACGCGGTGATCCTGCACCACCCGGAAGCCAGTTACTTCAACGCCAAGTAG
- a CDS encoding thymidine kinase codes for MSYELVAYLGVMDAGKSTLALQYHHSLGGNGVLYTCLDRSGSGMISSRIGLSHEAREVAPDLDIYDQLAELQPEYVVVDEVQFLNAPKQINHLADAVDGLKINVYAFGLKTDFLGRLFPASARLLELADRVEELPVPVRCWCGARGTHNARVRDGVMVFQGDVVEIGDMDSYTVLCRKHHRAGLA; via the coding sequence GTGTCGTATGAACTAGTCGCGTATCTCGGCGTGATGGACGCCGGAAAATCCACCCTGGCCCTCCAGTACCATCACTCTCTGGGAGGCAACGGTGTGCTGTACACCTGTCTTGATCGCAGTGGGAGCGGGATGATCTCCAGTCGCATCGGGCTCTCTCATGAGGCCCGGGAGGTCGCCCCCGACCTCGATATTTACGATCAACTGGCCGAACTGCAGCCCGAATACGTCGTCGTCGACGAGGTGCAGTTTCTGAACGCGCCGAAACAAATCAATCATCTCGCCGACGCCGTGGACGGCCTTAAAATCAACGTTTACGCCTTTGGGCTGAAAACCGACTTCCTCGGACGTCTCTTCCCGGCTTCGGCACGCCTCCTCGAACTTGCCGATCGGGTCGAAGAGCTACCGGTGCCCGTGCGCTGCTGGTGCGGCGCTCGCGGTACGCACAATGCGCGGGTGCGCGACGGTGTGATGGTTTTCCAGGGCGACGTCGTCGAGATCGGGGACATGGACAGTTACACGGTTCTGTGCCGAAAACACCACCGAGCCGGCTTGGCTTGA
- a CDS encoding HAD family hydrolase has product MNQLTRRFDLSHRARILEDVNDYPQAILWDMDGTLVDTEPLWDEVIIEILAAYGQTMTTDIRNSLIGAAEHHSVPIILDVIGLGPERADDIRTLMNDKISARFDAGVEHKPGAQALLDQACAAGIKQALVTSTNRALTEHLLPHIGRHYFDHTITSTEVTHPKPHPEPYATAARLLEVDVEQCVVVEDSSTGLRSAMSAGAHVVAVPSDVDLDAELKLRRCDTLDNYDLSGLFDCAVRP; this is encoded by the coding sequence ATGAATCAACTCACGCGACGGTTCGACCTGTCCCACCGAGCACGTATCCTCGAGGATGTGAACGATTATCCGCAGGCGATCCTCTGGGACATGGACGGTACCCTCGTCGATACCGAACCGCTCTGGGACGAGGTCATCATTGAAATCCTCGCCGCATACGGACAGACCATGACCACCGACATCCGAAACAGTCTGATCGGTGCCGCAGAACACCACAGCGTCCCGATCATTCTCGACGTCATAGGTCTTGGGCCCGAGCGTGCCGACGACATTCGTACCCTCATGAACGACAAGATCAGTGCCCGGTTCGACGCCGGTGTGGAACATAAACCCGGGGCACAGGCGCTACTGGATCAAGCCTGCGCGGCGGGAATCAAACAGGCTCTCGTGACGTCTACCAATCGCGCCCTTACCGAGCACCTGTTGCCGCATATCGGGCGGCACTATTTCGACCACACCATTACCTCGACGGAGGTGACACATCCCAAACCCCACCCCGAGCCGTACGCTACGGCGGCACGACTGCTGGAGGTGGACGTCGAACAGTGCGTCGTCGTGGAGGATTCGTCCACCGGACTGCGGTCGGCGATGTCGGCGGGTGCCCACGTGGTAGCGGTGCCGTCGGATGTCGATCTCGACGCCGAGCTAAAGCTGCGCCGCTGCGACACGCTCGACAATTACGATCTGAGCGGACTCTTCGACTGTGCCGTTCGACCGTAG
- a CDS encoding glycerol-3-phosphate dehydrogenase/oxidase, with protein MESDQHQRVRDQQREVFRSGLGHGTFDVLVIGGGILGLSTAWTAARSGLRVAVVDRGDFAGATSSASSKLVHGGLRYMAMGQVGLVRENHQARRELADHLAPHLVRPMPFMVPLYRGGPHGKAAIGAGVLLYSALSRFGDGMGRLVSPTKSRSTVPALRTDGLKGSGKYWDHQMNDGRLAISVAQAAVESGAVLLNHTEVVGLRSSNGRVCGADLRDRLDESEFGVSAATVVNTSGPWVDHLRRMEDASAQPSVRLSKGAHVVVKQKDPWKAAVTTPIDDVRVSFAIPWEGHLLLGTTDEEYEGDPGQVRATDDDVDQILSEASFSLMGQQLSRDDITYRFAGLRVLPLGDGDTKSASRETVVSVGSKGMISVAGGKWTTFVHIGHKIVEAVRAQLPGVGPIVPPTPLPGAAQPGLVSRVIRAAHPQLPEATVRHLSRHYGSQSHRVLALAESDPRLLEPIHPDGPDIWAQVVWAIRHEWAHSVEDVLRRRTTVTVRGLDTQAVRQDVERMIAADSLIGV; from the coding sequence ATGGAATCTGATCAGCATCAACGGGTACGTGATCAACAGCGTGAGGTTTTTCGTTCCGGCCTGGGCCATGGAACGTTCGACGTATTGGTGATCGGGGGTGGGATTCTGGGGCTGTCGACGGCATGGACGGCGGCTCGTTCCGGCCTTCGGGTCGCCGTAGTGGACCGGGGCGATTTCGCCGGCGCGACTTCGTCGGCGTCTTCCAAACTGGTGCACGGCGGTCTCCGCTATATGGCGATGGGACAGGTCGGATTGGTTCGGGAGAATCATCAGGCTCGTCGGGAATTGGCCGATCATCTGGCACCGCACTTGGTTCGTCCCATGCCGTTCATGGTCCCGCTCTATCGGGGCGGACCGCACGGAAAGGCGGCCATCGGAGCCGGGGTGCTCCTGTATTCGGCCCTGTCGCGGTTCGGCGACGGCATGGGGCGTCTTGTCTCACCGACTAAATCACGCTCCACGGTTCCCGCTCTGCGCACGGATGGTCTCAAAGGTTCGGGGAAGTATTGGGATCATCAAATGAACGACGGCCGTCTCGCGATCTCGGTGGCACAGGCAGCGGTGGAATCCGGGGCCGTTCTCTTGAACCACACCGAGGTGGTGGGACTGCGCAGTTCCAATGGACGGGTGTGTGGTGCGGATTTGCGTGACCGACTCGATGAATCAGAGTTCGGCGTTTCAGCCGCCACGGTGGTCAATACGTCGGGCCCATGGGTGGATCATCTCCGTCGTATGGAGGACGCATCGGCACAACCGAGCGTGCGACTGTCCAAGGGCGCTCACGTGGTCGTCAAACAGAAGGATCCGTGGAAAGCGGCGGTCACCACTCCGATCGACGATGTGCGGGTCTCCTTTGCCATTCCTTGGGAAGGGCACCTCCTTCTGGGTACGACCGACGAGGAATACGAGGGCGACCCCGGTCAGGTGCGCGCCACTGACGACGACGTCGACCAGATTCTCAGCGAGGCGTCCTTTTCATTGATGGGACAGCAACTGTCCCGAGACGACATCACGTACCGTTTTGCGGGCCTGCGAGTGCTGCCACTGGGCGACGGCGATACGAAGAGCGCTTCACGCGAGACGGTGGTCTCCGTCGGCTCCAAGGGCATGATCAGCGTGGCCGGCGGAAAGTGGACTACTTTCGTTCACATCGGTCATAAAATCGTCGAAGCGGTGCGTGCACAGTTGCCCGGGGTAGGACCTATCGTTCCTCCGACTCCACTCCCGGGTGCCGCACAGCCCGGTTTGGTCAGTCGCGTGATTCGTGCGGCTCATCCGCAACTGCCCGAGGCGACGGTGCGGCATTTGTCGCGCCATTACGGTTCACAGAGTCACCGCGTACTGGCTTTGGCAGAGTCTGACCCACGTCTATTGGAACCGATCCACCCCGACGGCCCGGATATTTGGGCGCAGGTCGTGTGGGCGATTCGCCACGAGTGGGCGCACAGCGTCGAGGACGTGCTGCGGCGGCGCACGACCGTCACGGTTCGTGGCCTGGACACCCAGGCGGTTCGCCAGGACGTGGAACGGATGATCGCCGCGGATTCCTTGATAGGCGTCTAA
- the glpK gene encoding glycerol kinase GlpK, whose protein sequence is MSQQYIAAIDQGTSSSRCIIFDHAGTIVAVDQKEHRQIYPQPGWVEHDAVEIRDNVDEVVEGALTKSGIAKEQVAAIGITNQRETTVIWDKETGEPVYNAIVWLDTRTDDIVHELSGDEGADRFRDKCGLPLATYFSGPKIRWLLDNVEGLRERAERGEVLFGTMDTWVIWNLTGGVHAIDVSNASRTMLMDLGSLDWDQEILDQMGIPAAILPEIRSSSEIYGEAKGPLSGVPVASALGDQQAALFGQTCFAPGEAKSTYGTGTFMLLNTGERPVMEARGSLTTVAYQLGDAPATYALEGSIAVTGALVQWLRDNLGLISSAPEIETLARTVEDNGGCYVVPAFSGLFAPHWRDDARGVIVGLTGYIEKGHIARAALEAAVWQTREVADAMQDESGVSLSELRVDGGMTANNLLMQDLADVLDVPVIRPMVAETTCLGAAYAAGLAVGYWDSVESLRENWHKAAEWSPDMDSRERDHEYHQWKKAVSRTLDWVERD, encoded by the coding sequence ATGTCACAGCAGTACATCGCCGCGATTGATCAGGGCACCTCGTCAAGCCGCTGCATTATCTTCGACCATGCGGGAACTATCGTAGCGGTCGACCAGAAGGAACACCGCCAAATCTATCCGCAGCCCGGATGGGTCGAGCACGACGCGGTGGAAATCCGCGACAATGTCGATGAGGTCGTCGAGGGGGCGCTGACCAAGAGCGGCATCGCTAAAGAGCAGGTAGCCGCCATTGGCATTACCAATCAACGTGAAACGACCGTCATCTGGGACAAAGAAACCGGCGAGCCCGTCTACAACGCGATCGTCTGGTTGGACACCCGCACCGATGACATCGTGCACGAACTCTCCGGCGACGAGGGAGCCGATCGCTTTCGTGACAAGTGCGGGCTTCCCCTCGCCACATACTTCTCAGGTCCCAAGATCCGGTGGCTGCTTGACAATGTCGAGGGCCTGCGCGAGCGCGCCGAACGTGGCGAGGTTCTGTTCGGGACCATGGACACGTGGGTGATCTGGAACCTCACCGGCGGGGTGCACGCCATCGATGTCTCCAACGCCAGCCGAACCATGCTGATGGATTTGGGAAGCCTGGATTGGGACCAAGAGATCCTGGACCAGATGGGAATTCCCGCCGCGATCCTTCCCGAAATCCGCTCGTCCTCGGAGATCTACGGCGAGGCGAAGGGGCCACTGTCAGGTGTTCCAGTCGCCTCCGCACTGGGTGACCAACAAGCGGCGTTGTTCGGGCAAACCTGTTTTGCTCCGGGTGAGGCCAAGTCCACCTACGGAACCGGTACGTTCATGCTGCTCAACACCGGTGAGCGTCCCGTCATGGAAGCTCGGGGCTCTCTGACCACTGTGGCGTACCAGTTGGGCGACGCTCCCGCTACCTACGCCCTGGAGGGTTCGATTGCCGTTACGGGAGCCCTGGTGCAATGGCTGCGTGACAACCTGGGATTGATCTCGTCGGCACCCGAAATCGAGACGCTGGCACGGACGGTGGAGGACAACGGCGGTTGCTATGTCGTTCCGGCGTTCTCCGGCCTGTTCGCCCCGCATTGGCGCGATGACGCACGCGGCGTCATCGTCGGCTTGACCGGCTATATCGAGAAGGGCCACATCGCACGTGCAGCTTTGGAGGCCGCCGTGTGGCAGACCCGAGAGGTAGCGGATGCCATGCAGGACGAGTCCGGCGTCTCACTGTCCGAGCTCCGCGTCGACGGCGGCATGACCGCCAACAATCTCTTGATGCAGGACTTGGCGGACGTTTTGGACGTTCCCGTCATTCGTCCGATGGTCGCCGAAACGACGTGCCTTGGGGCCGCCTATGCCGCCGGGCTCGCCGTCGGGTACTGGGACAGTGTCGAATCCCTACGCGAGAACTGGCACAAGGCGGCCGAATGGTCGCCGGACATGGATTCTCGGGAACGCGATCACGAATACCACCAGTGGAAGAAGGCCGTATCCCGGACGTTGGACTGGGTCGAGCGCGATTAG
- a CDS encoding MIP/aquaporin family protein, producing the protein MEYLAEFIGTAMLVLLGNGVVAGVVLKKSKAEAAGWVVITLGWGLAVALAVYSVGHVSGAHINPAVTIGLASVGQFEWSMVPGYLAAQLAGGAFGALLVYMHYLKHWAVTDDSDAKLAAYSTSPAIKSTPANFISEFIGTFVLVFGVLAIGANGSALGSVEVNLQEAYSTGMAPLLTGLLVVAIGMSLGGPTGYAINPARDLGPRIMHAVLPISGKGSSEWAYAWIPVVAPITGGVVGALAWQATGFGF; encoded by the coding sequence ATGGAATATCTCGCCGAGTTCATCGGCACGGCAATGCTGGTTCTGCTGGGTAATGGCGTAGTGGCCGGTGTCGTCTTGAAGAAGTCTAAAGCCGAGGCGGCCGGCTGGGTCGTCATTACCCTGGGATGGGGTTTGGCCGTCGCACTGGCCGTTTACTCGGTCGGGCACGTCAGCGGCGCTCATATCAATCCTGCCGTCACCATCGGCTTGGCCTCGGTGGGGCAGTTCGAATGGTCGATGGTCCCCGGTTATCTGGCCGCTCAGCTCGCCGGTGGTGCCTTTGGTGCGCTGCTGGTTTATATGCATTACCTCAAGCACTGGGCCGTGACCGACGATTCGGACGCCAAACTCGCCGCCTACAGCACGAGCCCGGCCATCAAATCCACCCCTGCCAATTTCATCAGCGAATTCATCGGTACCTTCGTTCTCGTCTTTGGAGTACTGGCGATCGGAGCCAATGGATCCGCGTTGGGGTCGGTCGAGGTCAACCTGCAGGAGGCCTACTCGACCGGTATGGCCCCACTGTTGACCGGTCTTCTCGTGGTCGCCATCGGAATGAGCTTGGGCGGTCCCACCGGATATGCCATTAACCCCGCACGCGACCTCGGCCCACGCATCATGCACGCTGTACTTCCCATCTCCGGCAAAGGCAGTTCAGAGTGGGCGTACGCCTGGATTCCAGTCGTAGCCCCCATTACCGGCGGAGTCGTGGGCGCACTAGCCTGGCAGGCCACCGGATTTGGATTCTAA
- a CDS encoding IclR family transcriptional regulator, with protein sequence MAKHIQSIERAAEVLKLLAKGSRPYSLAEIANNLDLPKPTAIGILRTLQSADFIDQDPETSRYGLGPAVLHVGARYLDGNELRTKALNWSDSLATRSGESVRIATPHHDQALVVHHVFRPDDSHQTLTVGELLPLNATAIGKVLLAYGGTPVEEIVEEFAEYTPQTVADRSALADEGKRIRAQGWAEEIEEYVVGETSIAAPIRDRQGIVIGAIAITGAIERTCENGQSRMDLVSYVRDAARAISRELGCSPHI encoded by the coding sequence GTGGCGAAACATATTCAATCGATTGAACGCGCGGCCGAGGTGCTGAAGCTGCTCGCCAAGGGCAGCCGTCCATACAGTCTGGCGGAAATCGCGAACAATCTCGATTTGCCAAAGCCTACGGCGATTGGAATATTGCGCACTCTACAGTCGGCGGATTTCATCGACCAAGACCCCGAAACCTCCCGGTACGGCCTAGGGCCGGCGGTGCTCCACGTCGGGGCCCGCTACCTAGACGGAAACGAACTCCGCACCAAAGCTTTGAACTGGTCCGATTCACTTGCGACTCGAAGCGGTGAAAGCGTGCGTATCGCAACTCCACATCATGACCAAGCATTGGTCGTACACCACGTCTTCCGGCCAGACGACAGTCACCAAACCCTGACAGTGGGGGAGCTGCTGCCTCTTAACGCTACCGCGATTGGAAAGGTACTTCTCGCCTACGGAGGTACGCCGGTGGAGGAAATCGTGGAAGAGTTCGCGGAATATACTCCACAGACCGTTGCGGACCGGTCGGCGCTCGCAGACGAAGGTAAGCGGATCCGGGCGCAGGGTTGGGCGGAGGAAATCGAGGAGTACGTCGTCGGCGAAACCAGCATCGCCGCCCCGATCCGAGATCGACAGGGGATTGTGATCGGCGCCATCGCGATTACCGGGGCGATCGAACGAACTTGTGAAAATGGACAGTCTCGAATGGACCTGGTGTCCTATGTAAGGGACGCGGCGCGCGCGATTTCACGGGAACTGGGCTGTAGCCCTCATATTTGA
- a CDS encoding KamA family radical SAM protein, with amino-acid sequence MTTAESTGRRFRAYTDRHLDELLQRAPMTAEQRLRTRAVSSVLPFRTNAYVVDELIDWENPFDDPMFRLVFPQEDMLPAEDVDRMAALLKEEVPKKELIGAANEIRFRLNPHPAGQVALNVPKNKQDTQDDVEGIQHKYDETVLFFPQQGQTCHAYCTYCFRWAQFVGIADLKIANNDVEEMTGYVARHPEVSSVLMTGGDPMIMGEPVLSRYINPLLEMDHVESIRIGSKALAYWPQRFVTDPDADATLRLFEKVVKSGKNLAFMAHFSHHKEMEPEIVQTAIKRILETGATIRTQAPLIRTINDSADQWAQMWRTQHKMGMIPYYMFIERDTGPQDYFSVPLWRAWEVYREAFSHVSGLCRTVRGPSMSATPGKITVDGVTEINGEKVYALRMLQARNPELVGKPFFAQYNEDAVWVDHLKPAFADKFPWE; translated from the coding sequence ATGACTACCGCTGAAAGCACCGGTCGGCGTTTCCGTGCCTATACTGACCGCCATCTGGACGAGCTACTACAACGGGCCCCTATGACAGCCGAACAGCGGCTCCGCACGCGGGCAGTTTCCTCAGTGCTGCCATTCCGCACCAACGCTTACGTGGTGGATGAGCTCATCGACTGGGAAAACCCCTTCGATGACCCTATGTTCCGACTGGTATTTCCACAAGAAGACATGCTTCCGGCGGAGGACGTCGATCGCATGGCTGCTCTTCTCAAAGAGGAAGTTCCCAAGAAGGAACTCATTGGGGCCGCCAATGAGATTCGATTCCGCCTCAATCCACACCCTGCCGGTCAAGTCGCCCTGAACGTTCCTAAGAACAAACAGGACACTCAGGATGACGTCGAAGGCATCCAGCACAAGTACGATGAGACGGTGCTGTTCTTCCCCCAACAAGGGCAGACGTGCCACGCTTACTGCACGTACTGCTTCCGTTGGGCGCAGTTCGTTGGTATCGCCGACCTGAAGATCGCCAACAACGATGTAGAAGAGATGACCGGCTACGTGGCACGTCATCCCGAGGTCAGCAGTGTCTTGATGACCGGTGGCGACCCAATGATCATGGGAGAGCCGGTTCTCAGCCGCTACATCAACCCTCTGCTCGAAATGGACCATGTCGAATCCATCCGTATCGGTTCCAAGGCCCTGGCATACTGGCCACAGCGCTTCGTCACCGACCCGGACGCCGACGCGACTCTTCGTCTGTTCGAGAAGGTCGTAAAATCGGGCAAGAACCTCGCGTTCATGGCACACTTCTCCCACCACAAGGAGATGGAGCCGGAAATCGTCCAGACGGCGATCAAGCGCATTCTGGAAACGGGAGCGACGATCCGCACCCAGGCACCGCTCATTCGCACCATCAACGATTCCGCGGACCAATGGGCGCAAATGTGGCGGACGCAGCACAAGATGGGCATGATCCCGTATTACATGTTCATTGAACGCGATACGGGGCCGCAGGATTACTTCTCGGTTCCACTATGGCGCGCTTGGGAAGTCTACCGGGAAGCGTTCAGTCACGTGTCCGGTCTCTGCCGGACCGTACGTGGACCGTCGATGTCCGCGACTCCAGGAAAGATCACTGTAGACGGTGTCACCGAAATCAACGGTGAGAAGGTCTACGCACTCCGCATGTTGCAGGCACGGAACCCCGAGTTGGTGGGTAAGCCGTTCTTCGCTCAGTACAACGAAGACGCGGTTTGGGTCGACCACTTGAAACCTGCCTTCGCAGACAAGTTCCCCTGGGAATAA